In Medicago truncatula cultivar Jemalong A17 unplaced genomic scaffold, MtrunA17r5.0-ANR MtrunA17Chr0c02, whole genome shotgun sequence, the DNA window TGTTTAATGAATATggtgagaaaagtaatagtcttatGTTTTACCGTTTAAGGCTCCTTTCATCTATAAAATgttgaacatccattttttatttagagGAGTGCACGCTCTTTCCTGCGCTTTCTCTAACATACACTCTCTTGTTAGATGAAATTCATGTGAGTACCACACTTTAGAAATGGATTCTACATAAAGTGATGATCACATCACTCAATATGAAGTGAGTGCTAAGGTGTTAAAAAGATATTGTTTCTAAAATTTCTCTTTATATGAAACTTCTTTATAACACttgatataaattttgatttttactcGTAATAAAAGGAATGAGATCTCTCGTGCCTTtctcaaatgtttttttttgtcatgccTTGAATATGAACTACTCTCAAATCCCAATCAaccaatttttgttgttgactgCCTACGTACGGAGTACTACTTCTAAGGAAAAAAAGGGATAAACAGAAAATCAAGCATGGAAGTTTgtaattcattcattatcattGAAAACCCATCTATCCCTTGCATGGGGACTTTCCAATTCAAATTCAGCGTATGACGATAGAGTGTAATACATCTCCCCCAATTTAATAACATTGTGGAACGGCAACCCATTGAAATCTGCTTATAAATAATACTAGTCTCTAGGTATTGATTTTTAACGTGTGCATTTCAATATGTCTTCTTCTTCCACCACCAAACTGACCCTCAAACTTCTTATTGACACAAAGAATGAAAGAGTTCTCTTTGCTGAAGCATCTAAACCCGTCATAGACTTTCTTATCAACATGCTATGCTTGCCTATAGGCAACGTAGTAAAGCTTCTCAGCAAGAACGAAATGGTTGGGAGCTTAGGCAACCTCTACCAGAGTGTAGAAAACCTCAACCACAATTACATGCAATCTGACCACCAAACTAAGGACATTCTCTTAAATCCATCTGCTCCCACATGGTCAATTGAAATCTTTCACCTTTTTCCCCCACTTCAAAAAGCTCTAAGAACTTCAAGTGGAGTCTCTGACATTATTCTCACGGCTGAGTTGGACGATGAGGAtcaagaggaagatgaagaatatgACGAGGACGATGAcgatgaagaggaagaagagacaGAGGAGAATGATGAAGAAGCCATGGGAGGAGAGACTTTGCTTTATGTTTGCCCTAAAAAATGtagttatgatgttacatgtgATAAAACAACTCTTTGTTCTCGTTGCAAGAAACCGATGAACCGAGAAACCCGTTGTGTTGGAAAGAAGTTTGATGAGGAGTacctttcaattaataat includes these proteins:
- the LOC120577842 gene encoding uncharacterized protein; translation: MSSSSTTKLTLKLLIDTKNERVLFAEASKPVIDFLINMLCLPIGNVVKLLSKNEMVGSLGNLYQSVENLNHNYMQSDHQTKDILLNPSAPTWSIEIFHLFPPLQKALRTSSGVSDIILTAELDDEDQEEDEEYDEDDDDEEEEETEENDEEAMGGETLLYVCPKKCSYDVTCDKTTLCSRCKKPMNRETRCVGKKFDEEYLSINNGFVKEVVTFMVMDDLSIQPMPTLSGITILNKFNIKEMGTLQEMVVEFGVEEGSKLLKASLQSKMVLTSVFIKKEY